TACTACCAGTTTTTTGTCGATACCGATGACCAGGGAAGAACGAATCTGATGCTGAGACATCAGGCTTACCCGGCCCAGATTCTGTTAGGGGATGTCGATGATTTCCAGGTTCGGTTCCAGATGAAAAGCGGGGCATGGCAGGATGAAGTTACTGTTGATGAGATATATGATATCCGTGTCGTTGAAATAACGATCCGTGCAAAAACACCGGAACCTGTCCGAAACTATACCGATCCTGCATATGGGGACAGCTACAAACGGGTGGAGATGAAAAGCAATATAATACCACAGAATATCGTAGTTAAAGGATAAACCGGAATGGTTCAATTCGATAAAAACGACATATCTCAACATGACGGTGAACGTGGGTTTGCGCTTGTGCTTGTACTGGTGATTCTCATGACCCTTACCGTTCTCGGGATAGGGGTGATGACCAGTTCGCAGACGAATTCCGCCATGTCAAGAAACTACGAGAAGAATGTTCAGGCTGTCAACATGTCTGAAACCGGCATAAAGGTGGCTTACCGTGAAATGATAAATGCGGGATTTGTTAAAACGACCCATACCATTGACAAAGAAGACCCTGCATCAGGAGATAATCTCATATCGACCGGTCTTTCAAATTACTATGTCGATGCGGACGGTTATTATGTATGGGAATGGGATTCCTCGAAAACCTATGATCCGATGTGGAACACCGACAAACCGCATGGTTTTAAATTCTGCATATACTATACTTCGAACTTTGCCTTTGTCATCGAATCTGAGGGATGGTATGACACCATCCACAGGCGCACGAGGGCGAAAGGTGAAATAGAACCGATGTTCCAGTTTTCATACTTTGCAGCACGAGATCTCGGGGAGTTCGTCCGCGGGGCAACCCAGGAGATACGCGGTAAGGTTCATGCGAATGGTAACATGTTCATACGCCCCGATGGTTCGACGCTGAAAATCAATTCATCTTCCGTAACGGCAACAGGCTCGATGGTCAGAAGCAGGGATGCGTGGGGCAGACCCGATGTAAGCAGCACCGGCCATTGTCTTATAACAAAGAACGAACAGGATTCCGGTGTCTGGGTTGAGATGATGCCCGGTTCACCCCGGGGGTCGGAAGGTATTGCTTTCGATTCCTTCCATGCGGACTGGAACGATAAAACTCTCGGAGCACATGCACTGTGGGGCGGCGTCGTTCGCGACAAGGTGGCATTTAAATCACCGCCGCCTGTTCAGAATCTCGATCCTGGCGGTTATTACGATCAGGAAGCAGACCTGCATATCACGAATACGACCCATACAACAAAAGCATGGGCAACATCAAAAAATATCTTCAATTATAACGAGCAGTTATGGGTTACTGTGGAAGATATTAATATCGCCGCTTTGATAGCCTCTCCTGATTGGCCCGTAAACGGACTGATATACTGTTCGACCCCCGTCCGTCTCTCAAATGCCGACTCGCTGCTGACAAAACTGATGGTGGCAAGTAATTCAACGATTTATACTCATGGTAATTTCAATGTCATCAATAAAAAAGGCGCCTCGATCATGACCAAACACCGTATCTAT
This window of the bacterium genome carries:
- a CDS encoding pilus assembly PilX N-terminal domain-containing protein, whose product is MVQFDKNDISQHDGERGFALVLVLVILMTLTVLGIGVMTSSQTNSAMSRNYEKNVQAVNMSETGIKVAYREMINAGFVKTTHTIDKEDPASGDNLISTGLSNYYVDADGYYVWEWDSSKTYDPMWNTDKPHGFKFCIYYTSNFAFVIESEGWYDTIHRRTRAKGEIEPMFQFSYFAARDLGEFVRGATQEIRGKVHANGNMFIRPDGSTLKINSSSVTATGSMVRSRDAWGRPDVSSTGHCLITKNEQDSGVWVEMMPGSPRGSEGIAFDSFHADWNDKTLGAHALWGGVVRDKVAFKSPPPVQNLDPGGYYDQEADLHITNTTHTTKAWATSKNIFNYNEQLWVTVEDINIAALIASPDWPVNGLIYCSTPVRLSNADSLLTKLMVASNSTIYTHGNFNVINKKGASIMTKHRIYHMSLRFPDAHSTTSPDTVAVNTTINAALVDGAPTIDEYNYVDRDDNNAYDASGVTIYSPESPKTAAGYHSPPGTLSYKNDPWANVDDLLENWSGKTLTKYGSVVHLTGAEMCANLNNSGIQPGQLAWVRKTGYNPPTRVYSYDPDLGTPSGQPPFTPLIGHITSWAPF